A single Sporomusaceae bacterium DNA region contains:
- a CDS encoding sigma 54-interacting transcriptional regulator produces MIQDEQTRAAWERYIAHREIEPGSIRTDIVRSWLRCEQQGVDHRSGGSSVIVNGKELEALLARNAALIDAARPFMRSLYELMENSGFAVILVDRDGFVVEVIGDAVVLESHRGIQYVNGVKWTEDLVGTTAISLVLLGSGPIQVAGYEHYCQKHQDWACSAAPLTDSAGDLLGVLSVTGRKEQVHCHTLGMVVSAAAAINNYLAVQKAQKELEQTASIHSTIVNKVSDGLLMIDAKGIVTFVNPTGAKILNINPAEALGKHISTLVDFRPVVLRVLETGQGYTDKEFVIETKRGILHFIKTAIPLKNSKGELEGVIDIFREIKRIRQLVTKMVGATAQFSFEDIVGNSQAMKECVRLAKIAANSAATVLIQGESGTGKELIAQAIHNASLRSEGPFIAINCGAIPRNLVESELFGYEDGAFTGAKQGGRPGKFELAHGGTIFLDEIGEMPLDIQVKLLRVLQEKRITRVGGQRYLDIDVRVIAATNRDVAVEVREGNFRHDLYYRLNVLPIYVPPLRERLEDIPPLLDYLLKKMCRQLDVDDKCFSNDALARIMTYEWPGNVRELENVVERAVNICEYDEIGAEYLPRTMGEKTEVAAWSQLSLRDAEKKIIKETLHNTRGNISHAAKLLGIGRNTLYSKLRDYAITVPKENEMFTN; encoded by the coding sequence ATGATCCAGGACGAGCAAACCCGCGCCGCCTGGGAACGCTACATCGCCCACCGGGAAATCGAACCCGGCAGCATAAGGACCGACATCGTCCGCTCCTGGCTCAGATGCGAACAGCAGGGCGTCGATCACCGCAGCGGCGGCAGCAGCGTCATCGTCAACGGCAAAGAACTAGAGGCCCTCCTCGCGCGCAACGCCGCCCTCATCGACGCGGCCAGGCCCTTCATGCGCAGCCTCTACGAGCTCATGGAAAACTCCGGCTTCGCCGTCATCCTCGTCGACCGCGACGGCTTCGTCGTCGAAGTAATCGGCGACGCCGTAGTCCTCGAATCCCATCGCGGCATCCAGTACGTCAACGGCGTCAAATGGACCGAAGACCTCGTCGGCACCACCGCCATCAGCCTCGTCCTCCTCGGCAGCGGCCCCATCCAGGTCGCCGGCTACGAGCACTACTGCCAGAAGCACCAGGACTGGGCCTGCTCCGCCGCCCCCCTCACCGACTCCGCCGGCGACCTCCTCGGCGTCCTCAGCGTCACCGGCCGCAAAGAACAAGTCCACTGCCACACCCTCGGCATGGTCGTATCGGCCGCCGCCGCCATCAACAACTACCTCGCCGTCCAGAAAGCCCAGAAAGAACTGGAGCAGACCGCCAGCATCCACTCCACCATCGTCAACAAAGTATCCGACGGCCTGCTCATGATCGACGCCAAAGGCATCGTCACCTTCGTCAACCCCACCGGCGCCAAAATCCTCAACATCAACCCCGCCGAAGCCCTCGGCAAACACATCTCCACCCTCGTCGACTTCCGGCCCGTAGTCCTCCGCGTCCTCGAAACCGGCCAGGGCTACACCGACAAAGAATTCGTCATCGAAACAAAGCGCGGCATCCTCCACTTCATCAAAACCGCCATCCCCCTCAAAAACAGCAAAGGCGAACTCGAAGGCGTCATCGACATCTTCCGCGAGATCAAGAGGATCCGCCAGCTCGTCACCAAAATGGTCGGCGCCACCGCCCAATTCAGCTTCGAAGACATCGTCGGCAACAGCCAGGCCATGAAAGAATGCGTCCGCCTCGCCAAAATCGCCGCCAACAGCGCCGCCACCGTCCTCATCCAGGGCGAAAGCGGCACAGGCAAAGAACTCATCGCCCAGGCCATCCACAACGCCAGCCTCCGTTCCGAAGGCCCCTTCATCGCCATCAACTGCGGCGCCATCCCCCGCAACCTCGTCGAAAGCGAACTCTTCGGCTACGAAGACGGCGCGTTCACCGGCGCCAAACAAGGCGGCCGGCCGGGCAAATTCGAGCTCGCCCACGGCGGCACCATCTTCCTCGACGAAATCGGCGAAATGCCGCTCGACATCCAGGTCAAACTCCTCCGCGTCCTGCAGGAAAAACGCATCACCAGGGTTGGCGGCCAGCGCTACCTCGACATCGACGTCCGCGTCATCGCCGCCACCAACCGCGACGTCGCCGTCGAAGTCCGCGAAGGCAACTTCCGCCACGACCTCTACTACCGCCTAAACGTCCTGCCCATCTACGTCCCGCCTCTTCGGGAGCGCCTCGAAGACATCCCGCCCCTCCTCGACTACCTCCTCAAAAAAATGTGTCGCCAGCTCGACGTCGACGACAAATGCTTCAGCAACGACGCCCTCGCCCGCATCATGACCTACGAATGGCCCGGCAACGTCCGCGAACTCGAAAACGTCGTCGAACGCGCCGTCAACATCTGCGAATACGACGAAATCGGCGCCGAATACCTGCCGCGCACCATGGGCGAAAAAACCGAAGTCGCTGCCTGGAGCCAACTATCACTGCGCGACGCCGAGAAAAAAATCATCAAAGAAACGCTCCACAACACCCGCGGCAACATCTCCCACGCCGCCAAACTCCTCGGCATCGGCCGCAACACCCTCTACAGCAAACTGCGCGACTACGCCATAACCGTGCCGAAAGAAAACGAAATGTTCACTAATTGA
- a CDS encoding thiamine pyrophosphate-dependent dehydrogenase E1 component subunit alpha produces the protein MNHDAEFLRHLYRRMISIRLFEEKIGELFLGGELPGFVHLYVGEEAIAVGVCANLTDQDYITSTHRGHGHCIAKGAQIRPMMAEIFGKKTGYCKGKGGSMHIADFSVGMLGANGVVGGGYNLAVGAALAAKMRKSGQVAVCFFGDGASNRGTFHEGINMAAAWKLPVIFVNENNQWASTTPYRTTNNIEDIADRAKGYGIPGVIVDGNDIFAVLETAKAAIDRARAGDGPTLIEAKTYRIKGHFVGDPEMYRTKAEVQKHLDENDPLKNFAHKVIGAKLLKQADLDAIRGEAAREVEQAVGEARQAPYPDEAELFADLYVEGVK, from the coding sequence ATGAACCATGATGCAGAATTTCTACGCCACCTCTACCGGCGGATGATAAGCATCAGACTATTCGAAGAAAAAATCGGCGAACTCTTCCTCGGCGGCGAACTGCCGGGCTTCGTCCATCTCTATGTGGGCGAAGAGGCCATCGCCGTCGGCGTCTGCGCCAACCTCACCGACCAGGACTACATCACCAGCACCCACCGGGGCCACGGCCACTGCATCGCCAAAGGCGCGCAGATCAGGCCGATGATGGCCGAAATCTTCGGCAAAAAGACCGGCTACTGCAAAGGCAAGGGCGGCTCCATGCACATCGCCGACTTCTCCGTCGGCATGCTCGGCGCCAACGGCGTCGTCGGCGGCGGCTACAACCTTGCCGTCGGTGCGGCCCTCGCCGCGAAAATGCGCAAATCCGGCCAAGTCGCTGTCTGCTTCTTCGGCGACGGCGCCTCCAACCGCGGCACATTCCACGAAGGCATCAACATGGCCGCCGCCTGGAAACTGCCCGTCATCTTCGTCAACGAAAACAACCAGTGGGCCTCCACCACCCCCTACCGGACCACCAACAACATCGAAGACATCGCCGACCGCGCCAAAGGCTACGGCATCCCCGGCGTCATCGTCGACGGCAACGACATCTTCGCCGTCCTCGAAACCGCCAAAGCCGCCATCGACCGCGCCCGCGCCGGCGACGGCCCCACCCTCATCGAAGCCAAAACCTACCGCATCAAAGGCCACTTCGTCGGCGACCCCGAAATGTACCGCACCAAAGCCGAAGTACAGAAACACCTCGACGAAAACGACCCCCTCAAAAACTTTGCCCACAAGGTCATTGGCGCCAAACTCCTCAAGCAGGCCGACCTCGACGCCATCCGCGGCGAAGCGGCCCGCGAAGTCGAGCAGGCGGTCGGGGAAGCCCGCCAGGCGCCCTACCCCGACGAAGCCGAACTATTCGCAGACCTTTATGTGGAAGGGGTGAAGTAA
- a CDS encoding alpha-ketoacid dehydrogenase subunit beta, producing MREISFSEATLEAMAEEMERDARVFVMGEDIARQGGIFGQFKGLPQRFGTDRVLDTPISETAIVGAGVGAALAGMRPVVDMHFADFITVCMDEVVNQMAKIRYMFGGQCIVPVVLRAPDGIIRSAAAQHSQSLESWFLHVPGLKVVVPSNPADAKGLLKAAIRSDDPVLYFEHKALFPTKGPVPDGDHLVPIGKANIVRPGRDVTIVSYSMMLHRVLEAADKLAGQGIEAEVIDLRTISPIDFDAIYASIAKTHRLMVVHEAVKTGGVGAEIAARVAEENLDLLDAPIVRIGAPYVPIPFSPNLEKLVKITADDVTLAAIKLCK from the coding sequence ATGAGGGAAATATCCTTCTCCGAAGCCACCCTCGAAGCCATGGCCGAAGAAATGGAACGCGACGCGCGCGTCTTCGTCATGGGCGAGGACATCGCCCGTCAGGGCGGCATATTCGGCCAATTCAAAGGCCTGCCCCAGCGATTCGGCACTGACCGGGTCCTTGACACCCCCATCTCCGAAACCGCCATCGTCGGCGCCGGCGTCGGCGCGGCCCTAGCAGGCATGCGGCCCGTCGTCGACATGCACTTCGCCGACTTCATCACCGTCTGCATGGACGAAGTCGTCAACCAGATGGCCAAAATCCGCTACATGTTCGGCGGCCAGTGCATCGTCCCCGTCGTCCTCCGCGCCCCCGACGGCATCATCCGCTCGGCGGCCGCCCAGCACTCCCAAAGCCTCGAATCCTGGTTCCTCCACGTCCCCGGCCTCAAAGTCGTCGTCCCCTCGAACCCCGCCGACGCCAAAGGCCTTCTCAAAGCCGCCATCCGCAGCGACGACCCCGTCCTCTACTTCGAACACAAAGCCCTCTTCCCCACCAAAGGGCCGGTGCCCGACGGCGACCACCTCGTCCCCATCGGCAAAGCCAACATCGTCCGGCCGGGGCGCGACGTCACCATCGTCTCCTACTCCATGATGCTGCACCGCGTCCTCGAAGCCGCCGACAAACTGGCAGGGCAGGGGATAGAAGCCGAAGTCATCGACCTGAGGACCATCTCGCCCATCGACTTTGACGCCATATACGCCTCCATCGCCAAAACCCACCGGCTCATGGTCGTCCACGAAGCCGTCAAAACCGGCGGCGTCGGCGCGGAAATCGCCGCCCGGGTCGCCGAAGAAAACCTCGACCTCCTCGACGCCCCCATCGTGCGCATCGGCGCCCCCTACGTGCCGATACCCTTCAGCCCCAACCTCGAAAAACTCGTCAAAATAACCGCCGACGACGTTACCCTTGCAGCTATAAAGCTGTGTAAGTAA